GATGGTGTTCGCCGCGAGCTACCAGGCGCCCGCCATCTTCTTCTGCCAGAACAACCACTGGGCCATCTCGGAGCCCGTGAGCCTTCAGAGCCACATCACCCTGGCCGAACGGGCCGGCGGCTTCGGCATCCCGCATCTGCGGGTGGACGGCAATGACGTGCTGGCCGTGCTCGCGGCCACGCGCATCGCCCTGGACCGCGCCCGGCAGGGCGGCGGTCCCAGCTTCATCGAGGCGGTGACCTATCGCATGGGGCCGCACACGACCGCGGACGATCCCACCCGTTACCGGGATGCCAACGAACTCGAGGACTGGGCCGCCAAGGACCCGATCGCCCGGCTGGAGCGTCACCTCGAGGCGACCGGCGTGCTGGACGACGCCCTGCGGCAGCGGGTGGCCGACAAGGCGGACGAGGTGGCCGCCGTCGTCCGCGCTGGAGTCATCTCCATGCCGGAACCCGAGGCGCTCGACGTGTTCAAGCACGTCTACGCCGAACCGAATCCCTGGCTCGACCGCCAGGAGGACCACTACCGGCGGTATCTGGACCAGTTCGACCACTCCGGCGCCACCGCCGGCGCGACCACCGAGGGAGGGCGGCGCTGATGGCGACCATGACCTTCGCCCGCGCGATCAACGCAGGGCTCCGGCGTGCCATGGAAGCGGACCCCAAAGTCCTGCTGATGGGGGAGGACATCGGGTCCCTCGGCGGCGTCTTCCGGATCACGGACGGCCTGCAGAAGGACTTCGGCGCCCACCGCGTCCTGGACACGCCCCTGGCGGAGTCCGGCATCATCGGCACCGCGGTCGGCCTGGCGTACCGAGGCTACCGGCCGGTCTGCGAGATCCAGTTCGACGGGTTCATCTACCCGGCGTTCGACCAGATCGTGTCCCAGGTGGCCAAGCTGCACTACCGGACCCAGGGGCTCGTGAAGGTGCCGCTGACCATCCGCGTGCCGTTCGGCGGCGGCATCGGATCGCCCGAGCACCACTCGGAATCGCCCGAGGCCTACTTCACCCACACCTCCGGGCTGCGGGTCATCTCCGTGTCGAACCCGCAGGACGCCTACACGATGATCCAACAGGCCATCGCGTGTGACGACCCGGTCCTCTACTTCGAGCCGAAGCGCCGCTATCACGACCGCGGCGACGTGGACGAGTCGGTCGACCCGGCCACAGCGCTGTCCCTGGGGTCCGCGCAGGTGCTGACCGAAGGCCGCGACGTCACGCTGGTCACGTACGGTCCGCTCGTGAAGACGGCGCTCGACGTCGCGGTGGCGGCCGGGGACGAGGGCGTCTCCGTGGAGGTCATCGACCTGCGGTCCCTCTCACCGGTGGACTACCCCGTGGTGGAGGCCTCGGTCCGGAAGACCGGCCGCCTGGTGATCACCCATGAAGCGGGACAGAACGGCGGGCTCGGCGCGGAGATCGCCGCGAGCATCACCGAGCGGTGCTTCCACTATCTGGAGCACGCGCCCGTGCGGGTCACGGGCTTCGACATCCCGTACCCGTACTCCAAGCTC
Above is a window of Arthrobacter sp. Y-9 DNA encoding:
- a CDS encoding alpha-ketoacid dehydrogenase subunit beta translates to MATMTFARAINAGLRRAMEADPKVLLMGEDIGSLGGVFRITDGLQKDFGAHRVLDTPLAESGIIGTAVGLAYRGYRPVCEIQFDGFIYPAFDQIVSQVAKLHYRTQGLVKVPLTIRVPFGGGIGSPEHHSESPEAYFTHTSGLRVISVSNPQDAYTMIQQAIACDDPVLYFEPKRRYHDRGDVDESVDPATALSLGSAQVLTEGRDVTLVTYGPLVKTALDVAVAAGDEGVSVEVIDLRSLSPVDYPVVEASVRKTGRLVITHEAGQNGGLGAEIAASITERCFHYLEHAPVRVTGFDIPYPYSKLESHHLPDLDRILDGVDRAMGRANSLSNLPGADD
- the pdhA gene encoding pyruvate dehydrogenase (acetyl-transferring) E1 component subunit alpha, which encodes MLQVLAPSGERLPEPQLDPWLQDLDGADGAAVLAGLYEDMVVIRRIDAEATALQRQGELALWPPLLGQEAAQIGSGRALRQDDFVFSSYRENGVAYCRGVDLSQILRVWRGNASSGWDPFAINMATPQIIIGAQTLHAVGYAMGIQFDGADAAAVAYFGDGATSEGDVNEAMVFAASYQAPAIFFCQNNHWAISEPVSLQSHITLAERAGGFGIPHLRVDGNDVLAVLAATRIALDRARQGGGPSFIEAVTYRMGPHTTADDPTRYRDANELEDWAAKDPIARLERHLEATGVLDDALRQRVADKADEVAAVVRAGVISMPEPEALDVFKHVYAEPNPWLDRQEDHYRRYLDQFDHSGATAGATTEGGRR